Genomic DNA from Desulfonema ishimotonii:
AAAGCCTGGCGCATCTCACCCCGATTTTCCGGGAAGCGGGACTGGATCTGGTGAAATAAAATGGACGACATCCGAAAAACAGCCCTGAGCGGCACTCAGGAAAACACCTATCACCAGTCTATCTCGGTCTCCTTTGATTATCCGGTCTGTTTCACCCACGATCTGTTCAGTCCGGAAAACCCGCTGCTTGCAGAGATACTGAACCGGCGCGGAGAAAACAGAAAACACCGGGCTGCCGTCTATATCGATGCCGGGGTTGCGGCAGCTCACATGGGATTGGACAACCGGATCAGACGGTATTTTGAAACCCATTCGGCATCTGCCGAACTGGCCGGAGCGCCGGTCACTGTGCCGGGAGGCGAGGCCGCCAAGGATGACCGGGAGCTTCTGTGGAAGCTGATTCAGGACGTGAGCGATCTCCATCTGGACCGGCAGAGTTATGTGATTGCCGTGGGGGGCGGCGCTGTTCTGGATATGGTCGGATTTGCCACGGCCATTGCCCACCGGGGCCTGCGCCTGATCCGTGTCCCCACGACCACCCTGGCCCAGAACGACGCCGGCGTGGGCGTAAAAAACGGCATCAACGCCCAGGGACAGAAGAATTTCGTCGGCACATTTGCGCCGCCCTTTGCCGTACTCAGCGACTATGAATTTCTGAAAACCCTCCCTGCTGATCAGTGGATCAGCGGGGTGGCCGAAGCCTTCAAGGTCGCACTGATAAAAGACGCCCGTTTTTTTGAGTATCTGCGCCATCACGGGCCGGAACTCAGGGCACGCAGCCAGTCCGTCATGGAGGAGACCGTCTAC
This window encodes:
- a CDS encoding 3-dehydroquinate synthase — protein: MDDIRKTALSGTQENTYHQSISVSFDYPVCFTHDLFSPENPLLAEILNRRGENRKHRAAVYIDAGVAAAHMGLDNRIRRYFETHSASAELAGAPVTVPGGEAAKDDRELLWKLIQDVSDLHLDRQSYVIAVGGGAVLDMVGFATAIAHRGLRLIRVPTTTLAQNDAGVGVKNGINAQGQKNFVGTFAPPFAVLSDYEFLKTLPADQWISGVAEAFKVALIKDARFFEYLRHHGPELRARSQSVMEETVYRCAILHLDHIRTSGDPFEFGSARPLDFGHWAAHRLESMSGHRIGHGHAVAIGISIDAYVAMTCGLISETDLTHILDGVTACGLSVWDNLLERRHPDGQPEILDGLAQFREHLGGRLTITLPDGIGRKVEVHEVDHRAVGQGIEFLRIKHAQG